A genomic stretch from Algoriphagus halophilus includes:
- a CDS encoding sulfatase family protein, with amino-acid sequence MSKTSLPILLLILLFGAVGCSQSQEKAERPNIVFIMSDDHAYQAISAYSDKLIETPNIDRIAKMGMLFTNASVTNSICAPSRATILTGKHSHINGKVDNHFPFDTTNVTFPQIFQKEGYQTAMFGKLHFGNNPKGFDQFKILPGQGKYYNPDFITKDEGTIQVEGYVTDIITDMTLNWLENERKKDDPFLLFYLHKAPHREWLPAGRHVAEFTQRTFPEPPTLFDDYSGRGRAAHEAEMNLLEDMHWAGDSKIPPAVMDQLGIEPNSGWDKAAFEGEVGRMNPEQRAVWDESYNKMIEKFKEAYPNMTEEDKMKWRYQRYMQDYLGTIKAVDENVGRVLDYLEANDLMDNTIIVYTSDQGFYLGEHGWFDKRFIYDESFKTPLLVAWPGKVAPDSRSDEMVQNLDFAQTFLAAAGIQAPSDMQGESLLPLLTGETDKWTRDAVYYHYYEYPSVHMVKRHYAIVTKEYKLVHYYFDADEWELIDRINDPMELKNVYGDPAYAEIQAELHEKLDGLREKYGDNSEISQQYLNEYLDYLQENNSYAGGKNTELLDKIFKDRKISTEKQ; translated from the coding sequence ATGAGCAAAACATCTTTGCCGATTTTATTACTGATTCTTCTTTTTGGGGCTGTAGGTTGCAGTCAATCCCAAGAAAAAGCAGAGCGGCCCAACATCGTTTTTATTATGTCAGATGATCATGCCTATCAAGCAATCTCTGCCTACAGTGATAAGCTCATAGAGACCCCCAATATTGACAGAATTGCTAAAATGGGGATGTTGTTTACCAATGCCTCAGTTACCAATTCCATATGCGCACCATCCCGTGCAACGATTTTAACAGGGAAGCATTCACATATCAACGGCAAGGTGGACAACCATTTTCCTTTTGATACCACGAACGTAACATTCCCTCAAATCTTTCAAAAGGAGGGATATCAAACTGCGATGTTTGGAAAATTGCACTTCGGGAATAATCCAAAAGGTTTTGACCAGTTCAAGATACTTCCTGGCCAAGGTAAATACTATAACCCTGACTTTATCACCAAGGACGAAGGAACAATCCAAGTAGAAGGTTACGTGACAGATATCATTACCGACATGACATTGAATTGGTTGGAAAATGAGAGAAAAAAAGATGATCCTTTCCTGCTATTTTATTTACATAAAGCTCCTCATAGAGAATGGTTACCAGCTGGAAGGCATGTAGCTGAATTTACCCAAAGAACCTTTCCAGAACCCCCTACCTTGTTTGATGATTACTCTGGGAGAGGTCGTGCCGCCCATGAGGCAGAAATGAATTTGCTGGAGGATATGCATTGGGCGGGGGATTCCAAAATCCCACCTGCTGTCATGGATCAACTGGGAATCGAACCCAATTCAGGATGGGATAAGGCTGCATTTGAAGGAGAAGTTGGAAGAATGAACCCTGAGCAAAGAGCAGTTTGGGATGAATCCTACAATAAGATGATTGAGAAGTTCAAGGAAGCTTATCCCAATATGACCGAAGAGGACAAAATGAAATGGAGGTACCAACGCTATATGCAGGATTATTTGGGAACCATTAAAGCCGTAGATGAAAACGTTGGTCGGGTATTAGATTATTTGGAAGCCAATGATTTAATGGATAATACAATTATCGTTTATACTTCTGATCAAGGTTTTTACCTGGGAGAGCATGGTTGGTTTGACAAGCGATTTATCTACGATGAATCTTTTAAAACACCTTTATTAGTGGCTTGGCCTGGAAAAGTAGCGCCAGATTCCAGATCAGATGAGATGGTGCAAAATCTTGATTTTGCACAAACCTTTTTAGCAGCAGCTGGCATCCAAGCGCCAAGCGATATGCAGGGTGAAAGTTTACTTCCGCTTTTGACTGGTGAAACGGATAAATGGACCCGTGATGCAGTGTATTACCATTATTATGAATACCCTTCCGTTCACATGGTGAAGCGTCATTATGCGATCGTGACGAAGGAATACAAGCTGGTTCACTATTATTTTGATGCGGATGAGTGGGAATTAATAGATCGAATCAATGATCCAATGGAGTTGAAAAATGTATACGGTGATCCCGCCTATGCCGAAATTCAGGCTGAGTTGCATGAGAAATTAGACGGACTGAGAGAAAAGTATGGGGATAACTCCGAAATCTCTCAGCAATATCTCAATGAATATTTAGACTATCTCCAGGAAAATAATTCCTACGCAGGCGGAAAGAATACCGAGTTGTTGGACAAGATCTTTAAGGATAGGAAGATTTCTACAGAAAAGCAGTAA
- a CDS encoding sulfatase family protein, producing MKYTQPIFLFFIGVTLLTACQQSSDEQKQERPNIIFIMSDDHAYQAISAYDNKLIETPNIDRIAEMGMLFTQASVTNSICAPSRATILTGKHSHMNGKIDNHFPFDTTNVTFPQLLQKAGYQTAMFGKLHFGNNPKGFDQFKILPGQGSYYNPEFITKEEGNIKVEGYVTDIITDFTLDWMENERKKEDPFLLMYLHKAPHRAWYMAERHLEEFTNKTFPEPATLFDDYSGRTSPAGEAEMNILEHMGWSGDNKLFPEVLKKMGIADVGGYDTSRFIGQMNRFNPSQAESFKKYYEPISEEFTQAYPSMSEEDKMRWKYQRYMQDYLGTIKAVDENVGRLLDYLEANDLMENTIIVYTSDQGFYLGEHGWYDKRFIYDESFKTPLLVAWPGKVKAGTKSDELVQNLDFAQTFLDVAGVEAPADMQGESMVPVLTGNLENWDRDAVYYHYYEYPAEHMVNRHYAVITKDYKLIHYYYVTDEWELIDRKKDPQELKNVYDDPAYAEIRAELHQKLDELRAKYKDSEEVSQGYIDQYLEDAGEDRVYGIDKVTIQEIKARKEKALENN from the coding sequence ATGAAATATACCCAGCCGATTTTCCTTTTCTTCATTGGAGTCACGCTTTTGACAGCCTGCCAGCAGAGTTCTGACGAGCAAAAACAAGAACGTCCCAATATCATATTTATCATGTCTGATGATCATGCTTACCAAGCTATTTCAGCCTATGATAATAAACTGATCGAGACGCCAAATATTGATCGTATCGCAGAAATGGGGATGCTGTTTACCCAAGCATCTGTTACAAACTCCATTTGTGCTCCTTCCAGAGCGACAATTTTAACGGGGAAACATTCCCATATGAATGGAAAAATCGATAACCATTTCCCTTTTGATACCACCAATGTTACATTTCCTCAATTATTACAAAAGGCTGGTTATCAAACAGCCATGTTTGGAAAATTGCACTTTGGGAACAACCCAAAAGGTTTTGACCAATTCAAAATCCTTCCGGGACAGGGGAGTTATTATAACCCGGAATTTATCACCAAGGAAGAAGGAAATATCAAAGTGGAAGGGTATGTGACGGATATCATTACCGACTTTACTTTGGATTGGATGGAAAATGAACGTAAAAAAGAGGATCCTTTTTTACTGATGTACTTGCATAAAGCCCCACACAGGGCATGGTATATGGCAGAGCGGCACTTAGAAGAGTTTACCAATAAGACCTTCCCAGAGCCTGCTACCTTATTCGATGATTATTCTGGAAGGACATCCCCGGCAGGAGAAGCAGAAATGAATATCCTAGAGCATATGGGATGGTCTGGAGACAATAAGCTATTTCCGGAGGTGCTGAAGAAAATGGGAATTGCTGATGTAGGTGGATATGATACCAGCCGGTTTATTGGGCAAATGAATCGATTTAACCCTTCGCAGGCAGAAAGCTTCAAGAAATATTACGAACCCATCAGTGAAGAATTTACTCAAGCTTATCCAAGTATGAGCGAGGAAGATAAAATGCGTTGGAAATACCAGCGATACATGCAAGATTATTTAGGTACAATCAAGGCGGTAGACGAAAATGTAGGAAGGCTTTTGGATTATCTGGAGGCAAATGATCTAATGGAAAACACGATCATCGTGTATACTTCCGACCAAGGGTTTTACCTAGGAGAACATGGGTGGTATGATAAACGATTCATTTATGACGAGTCATTCAAAACCCCTTTGTTGGTTGCTTGGCCAGGTAAAGTAAAAGCGGGTACCAAATCCGATGAATTGGTTCAGAATCTAGATTTTGCGCAGACCTTTTTGGATGTGGCAGGAGTGGAGGCTCCTGCAGATATGCAGGGTGAGAGTATGGTTCCAGTACTAACCGGTAATTTGGAGAATTGGGATCGGGATGCCGTGTATTACCATTACTATGAATATCCTGCTGAACATATGGTCAACAGACACTATGCGGTCATCACCAAGGATTATAAACTCATTCACTATTATTATGTCACGGATGAATGGGAATTGATTGATCGTAAAAAGGATCCTCAGGAACTTAAAAATGTATATGATGATCCTGCTTATGCGGAGATCCGTGCAGAGTTACACCAAAAATTGGATGAGCTTCGAGCCAAATACAAAGATAGTGAAGAGGTCAGCCAAGGGTATATTGATCAATATTTGGAAGATGCAGGAGAGGACAGAGTATATGGGATTGATAAAGTAACCATACAGGAAATTAAGGCAAGAAAAGAGAAAGCTTTGGAAAACAATTAA
- a CDS encoding aminotransferase class V-fold PLP-dependent enzyme yields MTNRRNFLKKGCLAAASTAFTFPHFSHATEKELNLWKKLPRFNNDDFLWDWVRNEYSVSSTIANLNNGSVSPQPKVVQEVLEHYTREFNTIPSMYMWSEGDTSNAVRVQLAALAGCSPEEIAVNRNTTEALNTVIWGMNYNKGDEIILTEQDYTSVMNTWQEAEARYGVVLKWLSLDLPVEDDEEIVNAYTQAVTDRTKVVMITHVNNINGNILPVKKITAAIKDINPAIKVLVDGAHSFAHIDFKISELGCDFYGTSLHKWLCAPFGTGMLYVKKSEIQGLWPLFTHVDPQSDNINKFATFGTRNLPAELSIARAIDFHKAIGIERKEARLRYLKDYWISKVHDIPNVEIKTSMKPEFACALGSFSLKNMPDGEVVQKLLKNYQVHVTQKGDKTGKFHGMRVTPHIYTKTEELDRLVKGIQELSRA; encoded by the coding sequence ATGACAAACAGAAGAAACTTTCTGAAGAAAGGATGTTTGGCTGCAGCCTCCACTGCCTTTACCTTCCCCCATTTTTCTCATGCAACAGAAAAAGAGTTGAACCTATGGAAAAAACTTCCTCGGTTCAATAACGATGATTTTCTATGGGACTGGGTTCGAAATGAGTATTCAGTTTCTTCCACCATTGCCAATCTCAATAATGGAAGTGTTAGTCCTCAACCGAAGGTGGTTCAGGAAGTATTGGAACATTACACCCGAGAATTCAATACGATCCCTTCCATGTATATGTGGAGCGAAGGAGACACTTCCAATGCCGTACGAGTACAATTGGCTGCATTGGCGGGATGTAGTCCTGAAGAAATTGCCGTAAACCGCAATACTACAGAGGCGCTTAATACGGTGATCTGGGGAATGAATTACAACAAAGGGGATGAAATCATTCTTACCGAACAGGATTACACTTCTGTGATGAATACTTGGCAAGAAGCTGAGGCTCGGTATGGAGTCGTTTTAAAATGGCTTTCACTTGATTTGCCTGTTGAGGATGATGAAGAAATTGTGAATGCTTATACCCAAGCTGTCACGGACAGAACAAAGGTGGTTATGATCACCCATGTCAATAATATCAATGGAAATATCTTGCCTGTAAAGAAAATCACGGCAGCTATAAAAGACATCAACCCGGCAATCAAAGTCTTGGTAGATGGAGCCCATTCCTTTGCCCATATTGATTTCAAGATTTCAGAATTAGGATGTGATTTTTATGGTACCAGTTTGCATAAATGGCTTTGTGCACCCTTTGGAACTGGTATGTTGTATGTCAAGAAATCTGAAATTCAGGGCCTTTGGCCTCTTTTCACCCATGTGGACCCACAAAGTGACAACATCAACAAATTCGCCACGTTTGGGACCAGAAATTTGCCGGCTGAACTTTCCATTGCCAGGGCGATCGATTTTCATAAAGCCATTGGGATCGAAAGAAAAGAAGCCCGATTAAGATATTTGAAAGATTATTGGATCTCAAAAGTCCATGACATCCCAAATGTTGAAATAAAAACTTCCATGAAACCTGAGTTTGCCTGTGCTTTGGGTTCCTTCTCCTTAAAGAATATGCCTGATGGAGAAGTAGTCCAAAAACTACTGAAAAACTACCAGGTCCATGTCACTCAAAAGGGAGATAAAACAGGAAAATTTCACGGCATGCGGGTAACCCCACATATCTATACAAAAACCGAAGAATTAGACAGATTGGTTAAAGGCATTCAGGAATTGTCGAGGGCATAA
- a CDS encoding sugar phosphate isomerase/epimerase family protein, whose translation MDKKRRNFIRSLALTPLLAGIQSSFAHSALKPLPQTRVQYSLNAFSFNSQLRSGEMSFFDMMEFAAAIGLNAVDLTGYYFPSYPEIPEDTELFQLKRKALELGLNISWTGVRNNFVNPDATGRAADRELIRKWLTVSSSLGASIMRVFTGSQAYEGFTKDEVKDWLVEEFKTCAGYGEEKGVIVGLQNHNEFLFESSEVIDILKRVDSEWFGLILDIGSLHSKDPYAEIETLAPFANYWFIKEHVFPNGTRTPVDMNRISSIIKNQGYQGYVSFESLSEGDPKQIISSMFNSFKRAYEIIS comes from the coding sequence ATGGATAAGAAAAGGAGAAATTTTATTCGAAGTCTGGCATTGACACCTCTTTTGGCTGGGATTCAAAGTTCTTTTGCACATTCGGCTTTAAAACCTTTGCCCCAAACCAGGGTACAGTACAGCCTCAATGCCTTTTCTTTCAACTCCCAGTTAAGAAGTGGAGAAATGTCATTCTTTGACATGATGGAATTTGCTGCAGCTATCGGACTAAACGCGGTAGACTTAACTGGTTATTATTTCCCTTCCTATCCTGAAATCCCGGAGGACACTGAACTATTTCAACTAAAAAGGAAAGCTCTTGAACTCGGACTGAATATCTCTTGGACAGGAGTAAGAAACAACTTTGTGAATCCTGATGCTACAGGAAGAGCTGCTGATCGAGAATTAATAAGAAAATGGCTAACAGTATCTTCCAGCCTAGGAGCATCAATTATGAGAGTCTTTACAGGAAGTCAAGCCTATGAAGGCTTTACCAAGGATGAAGTAAAAGATTGGTTGGTGGAGGAATTTAAAACCTGCGCAGGTTACGGGGAGGAAAAAGGAGTAATCGTAGGTCTACAAAATCACAATGAGTTTTTATTTGAAAGTAGTGAAGTAATTGACATCCTGAAAAGAGTGGACTCTGAATGGTTTGGGTTGATTTTAGATATTGGAAGTCTGCACTCGAAAGACCCTTACGCGGAAATCGAAACATTAGCTCCCTTTGCCAATTATTGGTTTATTAAGGAGCATGTTTTTCCAAATGGAACAAGGACTCCAGTAGATATGAATAGAATTTCCTCAATTATCAAAAACCAAGGTTATCAAGGATATGTGTCGTTCGAAAGCCTGAGTGAAGGAGATCCGAAACAAATCATTTCTTCCATGTTTAATTCATTTAAAAGAGCTTATGAAATAATTTCCTAA
- a CDS encoding RidA family protein, whose amino-acid sequence MKIITLFTIAIFSMSIALAQESNSNEEAIYVASEEFRALNLPFSQAVIYGGVIYVSGQIGNIGLKLVEGGIIPEAQQTMLNIKNILEENGSSMDHVIKCTCMLADMSEWPILNNEYLKFFPNNKPARSAFGTNGLALNARVEIECMAYLKNK is encoded by the coding sequence ATGAAAATCATTACACTATTTACGATAGCTATTTTTTCTATGTCAATAGCTTTAGCCCAAGAAAGCAACTCAAATGAGGAGGCAATCTATGTTGCATCTGAAGAGTTTAGAGCGCTCAATCTTCCATTTTCGCAAGCTGTTATATATGGCGGAGTTATTTATGTGTCAGGACAAATCGGAAACATAGGTCTTAAACTTGTTGAAGGAGGAATCATTCCAGAAGCCCAACAAACCATGTTGAACATTAAAAATATATTAGAAGAAAATGGCTCTTCGATGGATCATGTCATAAAATGCACCTGTATGCTGGCTGACATGAGTGAATGGCCTATTTTAAATAATGAATACCTAAAATTCTTCCCTAATAACAAACCGGCAAGAAGTGCTTTTGGAACAAACGGATTAGCTCTAAATGCTCGAGTGGAAATAGAGTGTATGGCTTATCTTAAAAATAAGTGA
- a CDS encoding Zn-dependent hydrolase yields MSRRSFIKKTALTGLGLSAFGWLDSHAVAFSQSLPKVNRKRIEDRIQALAMYGQDENGHGYRVAYTQGDIEGRKWLMELMEKAGLNPRIDAGGNIIGSRNGKNPNLKPIGFGSHIDMVPDGGNYDGTLGSLSALEVIEILNENKIITEHPLEVIVFGNEEGGLIGSKAMVGKLTQEGLQQVSQSGLVMGEGIRAIGGNPEEIGSAERKKGDLHAWLELHIEQGGILESENLQIGVVEGIVGILDCEITVEGFANHAGTTPMKLRKDALLAASKLTVAVNEIINSVPGTQVGTVGKIEALPGAYNVVPGKVMMGLEIRDLSFEKIEMLLGEIQVRAQRIAEETKTTITFRREPSFNLPALTDASVQLKIQESANALGLKTKHMQSGAGHDTQQISLIAPVGMIFVPSVGGISHSPNEFTKAEDMENGANVLLHSVLALDKQG; encoded by the coding sequence ATGAGTCGAAGATCCTTTATAAAAAAAACCGCGCTGACAGGATTGGGATTATCTGCTTTTGGATGGCTAGATTCCCATGCAGTTGCATTTTCCCAAAGCCTTCCCAAAGTAAACAGAAAGCGAATTGAAGATCGTATCCAGGCATTGGCAATGTATGGCCAGGATGAAAACGGACATGGTTATCGGGTGGCTTATACCCAAGGAGATATTGAAGGGAGAAAATGGTTGATGGAACTGATGGAAAAGGCAGGACTGAATCCCCGAATCGATGCAGGAGGGAATATTATAGGAAGTCGAAATGGAAAAAACCCAAATTTAAAGCCTATCGGTTTCGGTTCACATATAGACATGGTCCCTGATGGAGGAAATTACGACGGCACGCTGGGATCATTAAGCGCTTTGGAAGTGATTGAAATTCTGAATGAAAACAAGATCATTACTGAGCATCCTTTGGAGGTCATCGTTTTTGGCAACGAGGAAGGCGGGCTGATCGGAAGTAAAGCCATGGTTGGCAAACTGACCCAAGAGGGACTTCAACAGGTCAGTCAAAGTGGTTTAGTAATGGGAGAAGGAATCCGGGCGATAGGAGGAAATCCTGAGGAAATAGGAAGTGCTGAGCGAAAAAAAGGGGACCTTCATGCTTGGTTGGAATTACATATTGAACAAGGAGGAATCCTGGAAAGTGAAAACCTACAAATCGGGGTAGTAGAAGGAATTGTAGGAATTTTGGATTGTGAAATTACTGTAGAGGGATTTGCCAATCATGCAGGGACCACCCCCATGAAACTAAGGAAGGATGCGTTGTTAGCGGCTTCTAAATTAACTGTTGCAGTCAATGAAATCATCAACAGTGTTCCAGGAACACAAGTGGGCACAGTGGGCAAAATCGAAGCTTTACCTGGCGCCTACAATGTTGTTCCCGGTAAGGTAATGATGGGTTTGGAGATTCGGGATTTATCATTTGAAAAAATCGAAATGCTGCTGGGTGAAATCCAAGTGCGAGCTCAGAGAATCGCAGAGGAAACAAAGACAACTATTACTTTTAGAAGAGAGCCCAGCTTCAATCTTCCTGCCTTGACAGATGCTTCAGTACAGCTAAAAATCCAGGAATCTGCCAATGCCCTTGGTTTGAAAACCAAACACATGCAAAGTGGAGCTGGTCATGATACCCAGCAAATTTCCCTTATTGCTCCTGTAGGAATGATTTTCGTTCCCAGTGTGGGTGGAATCAGCCATTCACCTAATGAATTCACCAAAGCTGAAGACATGGAGAATGGAGCAAATGTGCTTTTGCATTCCGTTTTGGCTTTAGATAAGCAAGGGTAG
- a CDS encoding DUF6544 family protein, with protein MKIAFFILVALHGAIHLLGFVKGLGIKEVKELTLPISKSMGITWLLAAILLITYGILYLIHSKYAWLVGLLGVVISQILIIIFWKDAKFGTFPNLLILLISLIAWGQWHFQSKVDQETQHLLRGIHDQEHQNLQENDLSELPTPVKKWLHNSGAVGRPLVQVGEVMQKAEMRMKPDQKNWMQASAKQYTRMDLPAFIWTVDVEMNPFLNFQGRDKFENGKGRMLIKLNSLVNIVNESGEKLDEGSLQRYLGEMVWFPSLALSPFISWEMIDENTAKASMEFQGTSGSGTFYFNDQGDVVRFSALRYMDNNEEAERKEWIMDISDYQVFEGIKVPSKMTATWRLDEGDWTWLKLEVTDLKFNRRN; from the coding sequence ATGAAAATTGCATTTTTTATCCTGGTTGCTTTACACGGAGCTATTCACTTGCTTGGGTTTGTGAAAGGACTAGGTATCAAGGAAGTAAAGGAATTGACCTTACCTATTTCGAAATCCATGGGAATCACTTGGTTGCTTGCCGCAATCCTACTTATTACATATGGAATCCTTTATCTTATTCATTCAAAATATGCCTGGTTAGTTGGGCTCCTTGGAGTTGTGATTTCCCAAATCTTAATCATCATATTTTGGAAAGACGCCAAGTTTGGGACCTTTCCTAACTTACTCATTTTATTGATCTCTCTTATTGCATGGGGACAATGGCATTTTCAATCTAAGGTTGATCAAGAGACTCAGCATCTTTTACGGGGTATCCATGACCAAGAGCATCAAAACCTCCAAGAAAATGACTTAAGTGAATTACCTACTCCAGTAAAAAAATGGCTTCACAATTCAGGAGCTGTTGGAAGACCTCTAGTCCAAGTAGGTGAAGTGATGCAGAAAGCAGAAATGCGTATGAAGCCCGATCAAAAAAATTGGATGCAGGCAAGCGCAAAACAATATACACGGATGGACCTACCTGCTTTTATCTGGACAGTGGATGTGGAAATGAATCCCTTTTTAAACTTCCAGGGTAGAGATAAATTTGAAAATGGGAAAGGCCGCATGCTCATTAAATTGAACTCCCTTGTCAACATAGTCAATGAATCGGGAGAGAAATTGGACGAGGGCTCATTGCAGCGGTATTTGGGTGAAATGGTGTGGTTTCCTTCTCTGGCATTAAGTCCTTTTATTTCCTGGGAAATGATCGATGAGAATACGGCGAAAGCTTCCATGGAATTTCAAGGCACCAGCGGATCAGGCACTTTTTATTTCAACGATCAGGGAGATGTAGTACGGTTTTCTGCCTTGAGATATATGGATAATAATGAAGAAGCTGAAAGAAAAGAGTGGATCATGGATATTTCAGATTATCAAGTATTTGAAGGCATCAAAGTACCTTCTAAAATGACTGCAACATGGAGACTGGATGAAGGTGATTGGACTTGGTTAAAACTGGAAGTGACAGACCTGAAATTCAATCGTCGGAATTAA
- a CDS encoding aminotransferase class I/II-fold pyridoxal phosphate-dependent enzyme, with protein MNSAFLSKKGTAAAQKPARVDMDLYFEAMKNRFHAQENPEGAFPMNVAENHLCWEMLKNRIQKVTREKNIPNWVASYGDPSGIPKFKEATANFLSKFLIKEKVNPESLAFSVGATSVIEMTAFLLGDPGDTAVIPAPSYPVYTGDIGVFPSIQRYDLQTHQKMEELNNGIPIHTDQLEQAKRDIEAAGSRFRMLILTSPDNPTGAIYSEQQLRQLADWCISHQIHLVVNEIYGLTPINHRHPEIKDDYPNPIQFVSFGKIMAEYHSPFLHFWYSFSKDFGISGFRVGLLHSLNEDLIKAYRNIGLSHSISNYTQWVLAEVLNDLEFLEQYFSSFQKALTESYLIVSRTLKDLSIPFNPSYGSLFTWMDLSEFLNEKSDLGEEELWLDIYQQTKILLTPTHGFGHQQKGLFRMVITSFDHSDLEIAMGRIKEYVLKKRNG; from the coding sequence ATGAATTCAGCTTTTCTTTCTAAAAAAGGCACTGCGGCGGCCCAAAAACCCGCAAGGGTTGACATGGACCTTTATTTTGAAGCCATGAAAAACCGATTTCACGCTCAAGAGAATCCAGAAGGAGCATTTCCAATGAACGTGGCAGAGAATCACCTTTGTTGGGAAATGCTGAAAAATAGAATCCAAAAAGTAACAAGAGAAAAAAACATTCCCAATTGGGTTGCTAGCTATGGGGATCCATCTGGTATTCCGAAATTTAAAGAGGCTACCGCCAATTTTTTATCCAAATTTTTAATTAAAGAGAAGGTCAACCCTGAATCATTGGCTTTCTCGGTAGGAGCTACCTCCGTAATTGAAATGACCGCATTTTTACTAGGAGATCCGGGAGATACTGCAGTGATTCCTGCTCCAAGTTACCCCGTGTACACAGGGGATATTGGTGTGTTTCCTAGCATACAGCGCTATGACCTACAAACGCACCAAAAAATGGAGGAACTCAATAATGGGATTCCTATTCATACCGATCAATTAGAACAAGCAAAACGTGACATAGAAGCGGCCGGTAGCAGATTCAGGATGTTAATCTTAACTAGTCCTGACAATCCTACTGGAGCTATTTACAGCGAGCAACAATTACGTCAACTTGCAGATTGGTGCATTTCACATCAAATCCATTTAGTGGTTAATGAAATTTATGGGCTCACTCCCATCAACCATCGGCACCCTGAAATAAAGGATGATTATCCGAACCCGATCCAATTTGTTTCCTTTGGTAAAATCATGGCTGAATATCATAGCCCTTTTCTTCATTTCTGGTATTCCTTTTCAAAAGATTTTGGAATATCTGGGTTTAGAGTAGGCCTGCTTCACTCTCTTAATGAAGACTTGATCAAAGCCTATAGAAATATCGGATTGAGTCATTCAATCTCTAACTACACTCAATGGGTGCTTGCAGAAGTATTAAATGATTTGGAATTCCTTGAACAGTATTTTTCTTCTTTCCAAAAAGCCCTAACCGAGTCTTACCTAATTGTAAGTCGTACGCTCAAGGATCTTAGTATCCCTTTCAATCCTTCCTATGGTAGTCTTTTTACTTGGATGGACTTATCTGAATTTCTAAACGAGAAATCTGATTTGGGGGAAGAAGAGTTATGGTTGGACATTTATCAACAAACAAAGATCTTATTAACTCCAACCCATGGGTTTGGTCATCAGCAAAAAGGTTTATTTAGAATGGTAATCACTAGTTTTGATCACTCAGATCTAGAGATAGCAATGGGCAGAATAAAGGAATATGTTCTAAAGAAGAGAAATGGCTAA